The DNA window AGAATATAATCACCATAAAATCCCATGACTAGGAAGTCTAGTATAGAATCTAAAACGATAGCTGAAGAATTTGGACGTTATATTATATCTTCAGGAAATCAAGAGGAAATACTCTCCATCCTATTACAATATTAACTGAAGTTAAGCTTACAAAAGGCAACCCTGTTGTGTGTCAGAGGAAGGGTACTTGAGTAGTTTGGCAATGGAGTCTCACATTTCACTGCTGATACTACAAAAACAAACAAGCAAAGGATCAACAGTAGTCAGTACGCGTGCAAAACTCACTTCGTCTTTATATAACTCAAACAGAATGCAAAGCAACACAATGAATTGCTCATACAATTTGGAAACGGAAACAAAAAATGTAATGTAAATAACCTTTGAGAACTTGCCAGATTAGCACCTATAAACAATGCAGCGTGTTTTTTACTCATGGACCTTTGATCTAAAAGAAGATGCTTATGTACTTCCTTTTCACTCATCTCATATACATGTTCTTTTGAAACTGGGTTTTAACTCAACATACTCTAGATAGACACATGGAAAATAAGAAAACAAATGATATAAAGAAAAGAGCCAAGTCAACATGGCCAGCTTGTGTTCTTGTAATTGCCATCCCAAAACCTTTTTTTGATAAACTTGAAAGACTATAACAAAATGAACAATAACCATGTTTATGGGACTCTCTTATGTTTCACTATCATGTTCCTAGTATGTATCAGTAAATCGGATTACCTGTTCTGTTTTTGCTCTGGCCAGTTTGCATTTGCTTTTGGATCATTATAAATGGAATACTGCAATAACATAAGATCAAATGAATAAGACcaaatattttgaaccacaataatCTATTTTATGTAAATGAATTTTAAACATACCTGGCCTCGACCAATTCCGCAAAGGTCCCAAGTCAGACTGCTCATCTCCGATTCCCATTTGTACTTTCTTCTCCTCGTCAGGTAGAGTGCTCCAGAAGGCAGGTCCCTTACCTCGGCCCTGTTGAGAAGAATTTGCGGCAGATTCGTTTTCCAAGGTGTAAATCAGATTCTGAAGACGATTAAGCTCCTCCAGAGGATATTCCGATTCAAGCTAATAATCCTTAATGGCATTGACTACAGTCTTCAAATCAGAGATTCTTCTTTTCCTAGCTTCATTGTTTGCTGCAACTGATCCATTTCCATCACTAGTTATATTTCGAGCATTGTTTTCAGAATGCGTCAGGTGATCTCTCAGGAGCAATGCTGGTGGAAACTGAGCAGTCAGTTCAAAAGCCAGAACAAACTTAATTGCATCGACTTGTCTAACTTTCTCCACAATTTTTTGAATAAGACCTGTCAGGTCACGAAAAAGATTATAAGATGAAAAATTCAGAGTCAATTGAACATTGCATAAAAAATTGTGAAAACAAACACCTGTTATCTTCTTATCTTTGGTTGGTAAATCGGCGTTATAGTCCTATAATAGCTCTTAGCTTAAaacaataaataatataaaaatataggtCTCAGTATGAACTCAATGAACGAGTAAAAACAAACTCGAAAACGGAAAACTGAACGGAAGATCTATTATCTTAGCTTAATCAGAGTAAACATGAGTTCCTTCAAAGCAAAATTCAAACTTCAAATAGCAATAGTCGAAATAGAACCAAATATAATCATCCACTACAATAATCCATCATCAAGAAAGCTACAAATGAAACGGAAAGATGACAAACACAAAAGATGAACAGACGAAAGGCAGTTATTTCTCTTGGGTCCCTAACATTCACTCCTCATCATCTTCACCATCATCTCCACCACCGGACTTCTTAGCAGCGGACTTGAGGTTCTTTCTCTTCACTCTTCCAGCACGGCCACCGCCAAATGGACTGGTCAGCGAGAAATCGATATGCTTTTGGGAGTCCACTCTCACCATGAAAGATGGAATGTTCACAACCTGCCTCCCAACCCTATCAATTGCATAAAAATAATCATATGAGGAAGTTTCCGGCAGTTTTTAAAACACAGGGATCAAAACATAGAATATAGTAAAACCTCAAGAAGTATTTTGAAATTTAGCCATTACCTGATATGCCTCTGTCTGATGAGGACACGAGCATGGTGAATGGACTTAGCCATGCCAGATTTGAAGACAAGGGTTTGAAGTCTTCGTTCGAGGAAGTTCTCGACAGTGAGGGCCAAAACGTAATCGAGCTTGTTCTGGCTTTCATCCAAGAGCCCATATCTGTTCATCCTACGAAGAAGGGCTTCTCCTTCGAAGATACGACGAGGATTTTTCTCATCCAAAGTGAGGAGCATTCTTGCGTTGTTACGGATACGACTCAAAACGTATTGAACCCTCCACAGCTCTCTCTTACATCGGAGCCCATACTCTCCAACGAGTTTCAACTCTGCATCCAAACGTTCCTTCTCGTATGGACGACGTGGCTTCTTGAAGGTCTTCCCATCTGCAATTAACAAAGAACAAGGTTCATAATGACGCACATTAAACAAATTTACACTTATTTACTACAAAACAATCAAACATAACCCCATT is part of the Rutidosis leptorrhynchoides isolate AG116_Rl617_1_P2 unplaced genomic scaffold, CSIRO_AGI_Rlap_v1 contig304, whole genome shotgun sequence genome and encodes:
- the LOC139882752 gene encoding small ribosomal subunit protein uS4y-like; this translates as MVHVVFYRNYGKTFKKPRRPYEKERLDAELKLVGEYGLRCKRELWRVQYVLSRIRNNARMLLTLDEKNPRRIFEGEALLRRMNRYGLLDESQNKLDYVLALTVENFLERRLQTLVFKSGMAKSIHHARVLIRQRHIRVGRQVVNIPSFMVRVDSQKHIDFSLTSPFGGGRAGRVKRKNLKSAAKKSGGGDDGEDDEE